Below is a window of Brassica napus cultivar Da-Ae chromosome A5, Da-Ae, whole genome shotgun sequence DNA.
tgtttttttaGTGTACGTAACCGGATAAGGATTAAGCATGCTATTTTTTTTGTAGGAAACATATCTCAAGTCTATGGAATATCCAATGGTATTTTGAATCCCGTGAGAAGTACTCAGTTTCCTTGGTAAAACAAACCAACccgttatattttaattttataacaatttgaGTTGAtgttttcatcatcatcacgaCCACCAAAATGATTATGTATGTGGATAACATCTAAAGAATGTTTTTTATTCTATTATCCTCACTATTAGACTTGCATTACTAAGTGGAATCCCTAGAATTCATCCTAACCCAAAAGTcagattttaacttttaaattcacATGGAAAATAATACGAAACCCTAAAAACTGACCTATAAAACCAACTCATACTCTCCCACATTTCTCCATCAGCTCTTTAATTTCTTACATCATATTTCCTATTTCTCACTTTATACCAAAGTGCGTAGAGATATGGCTCTAAACACATGGAAGCCATTCCTAACTGTTGTTTCTCTACAATTCGGATACGCTGGACTATCGATCATAGCGAAGTTCGCTCTGGACCGAGGCATGAGCCCTCACGTTCTAGCTGCATATCGCCATATCGTCGCAACTATTTTCATTGCTCCATTTGCCTTTTTCTTGGATAGGTATAGTATTTTCATTTACCATACTTACAAATTGTATTATGGTCATGCATGTGCATGTATACGTTTACGTATAGTATACGTAAGTACGTATTTGTATCATGTCTACGTattctttacaaaaaaatatagctACAAAAATACGCTTTCTGATTATCTTAGTTTAATGTGATTTTGAAATGAACAGAAAAATACGGCCAAAGATGACGCTGCCCATCTTCTTCAAGATATTGTTGCTCGGATTATTGGAGTAAGAATAATTGAATTATATTTCGTTCatctttttttaacttttaaacatttatatattgatttcttatgttttaagtCAATTGAATTTGCTTTATGTGTTTATAGACCAACAATTGATCAGAACTTATACTACACCGGTATGAAGTACACTTCCGCGACTTTCACAGCTGCAATGACCAACGTTCTTCCAGCCTTTGCCTTTCTTATGGCATGGATCTTCAGGTCAGTAAACACAGTTTTGTTTCGTTTGATGTGGTTTGTGTTTCTCTCCAGTTTAAAGTTTGTTGGTCTAAAGGATCAATATATTTTAACGTGTAGACTTGAGAAGGTTAACATCAGGAAAATACACAGCCAAGCCAAGATTCTAGGGACAGTTGTGACAGTTGGTGGAGCAATGCTTATGACTGTTGTGAAAGGACCTTTGATTCCTTTGCCTTGGGCTCATCCTAGCGACAACCATCAAGACTCATCAAATCTTGGTGTCAAACAAGATCTTACCAAAGGCGCACTTCTCATTGCTACCGGTTGCATCTGTTGGGCCGGTTTTGTCAATCTCCAGGTAACTTTAAAGACCAAGATTCTACATATTTGAAACCGGTTATATTGAACCACTAAATTAATGATTTGGTTATGTGCAGGCGATCACGCTTAAATCTTACCCGGTGGAGCTATCCTTGACAGCTTTAATATGCTTAATGGGGTCTATTGAAAGCACTATTGTGGCACTTTTCATTGAAAGGGGAAACCCTTCTGCTTGGGCCATCCAATTAGATTCCAAATTACTAGCTGCTGTTTATGGGGTAAGCATAtgatatactaatatataatctaggttttatttttgttatatacaAATTAAACTAAATGATCTTACTGTGATATGATGCAGGGGGTAATATGTTCAGGTGTTGGTTACTACGTTCAAGGAGTAATAATGAAAACTCGAGGACCAGTGTTTGTGACTGCCTTTAATCCACTAAGCATGGTCATTGTTGCGATTATGGGTTCTATAATTCTTTCTGAGGTTATGTACCTTGGAAGGTACGTATGcttttgaaaatcttgaaaataattaatgttttttcaaaatatgaatcATCTAACCATATATCTAAATAATACGTGTAGGATTCTTGGAGCAATAGTGATAGTTCTTGGGCTCTATTCCGTTTTGTGGGGCAAAAGCAAAGACGAACCAGCTAATTCGTTTTCAGACACGGACAAGGAGCTCCCAGT
It encodes the following:
- the LOC106454665 gene encoding WAT1-related protein At2g39510-like, yielding MALNTWKPFLTVVSLQFGYAGLSIIAKFALDRGMSPHVLAAYRHIVATIFIAPFAFFLDRKIRPKMTLPIFFKILLLGLLEPTIDQNLYYTGMKYTSATFTAAMTNVLPAFAFLMAWIFRLEKVNIRKIHSQAKILGTVVTVGGAMLMTVVKGPLIPLPWAHPSDNHQDSSNLGVKQDLTKGALLIATGCICWAGFVNLQAITLKSYPVELSLTALICLMGSIESTIVALFIERGNPSAWAIQLDSKLLAAVYGGVICSGVGYYVQGVIMKTRGPVFVTAFNPLSMVIVAIMGSIILSEVMYLGRILGAIVIVLGLYSVLWGKSKDEPANSFSDTDKELPVSNIQVVSFSSKANADKDTMDANVVILRPTTNDSV